The DNA region GAGGCGTATTTTAGCAATCCTCAGTCGGTAGGTGAACGGGCGATAACGAATAAAAATTAATTTTTTTTAAAATATACGTTGACCCAAGTGAAATACTCCCATAGAATGCGCCCCGTTCTTACGGAGTGGGCGCTTAGCTCAGTTGGGAGAGCATCGCCCTTACAAGGCGAGGGTCACTGGTTCGAGCCCAGTAGCGCCCACCACTCCGCTCTTTTCTCCTTCATTGAAAATACTACTCTTTCAGCGATTGCTTATCCAAAAGCGTCTTATTTGAAGCGTAACAATTTAGAGAATCTGCTTTAGGCGATCACTCGTCAGAAAAAATAATCGCTTATAAAGCGTATTTCCGAAACCATAATCGCTGTGCTTTGTTGACCAATTCTATTTAATCTTACAATTCAGTCTCATCCAATTAACAATATTGAAAGACTTCCTTCGTTAGGATAAAAAAGTGTATGAGCGTCAGACGTTGCTCGCCAAATGGATAGCCTTGATTCTTCAATCGCTATTGTCTAATTTTTGAAATCCGATAGACTAGATTTTTTAGTCACTTAAGTATCAATGTCGATGAAAAACAACAATAAAAGACAACTTTTCGGTCGCCCTAAACCCTCTATCGCACGTCGTATTTTGCGTAAGATAACACTCCTTCTACTCACACTGCTCAGTTTAGGCTTGTTGCTCGGATTGGTGGTCTACTTTATCTTACTAGGATCCAAACCCACCTACGAGGGACAGTTGCATCTTGACGGGTTATCGCAATCGGTAACAATCAATCGAGATAAACTCGGCACCACAGAAATCATCGCTGAAAATCGAAGTGATTTGGGATTTGCGCTAGGATTTCCACGCGCAAGAGAGATATTTTCAAATGGATCTTTTGCGCCGTAGTGCCGCAGGTGAACTGTCTGCTATCTTCGGTGATGTTGCTTTAAGCATGGATAAACAACGACGTTTGCACCGATTTCGCGCTAGAGCACAACAAATTGTCAACCGTTTACCCGCCGAGCACTTAAACTTATTAGAAGTTTACACCGCTGGTGTTAACCAAGGTCTAGAGCAACTTTCCACCAGCCCATTTGAATATTGGCTACTCAATACCGAACCGAAACCTTGGACTATTGAAGATTCTATTCTAGTCGTCTTCGCCATGTACCTAGATTTACAGGCAGGCTCACCAGAACGTGAACGAGTGTTAAAGCAAGCCTATTCGTCCTTGCCTAAGCCGCTTTATGAGTTGCTGGTTCCAAAACGAACAGAGTTCGATGCACCGCTTATTGCTCCAAATACGCTCTCTCCAAACAGCGTCGAGCCAGAGTCTATTGATCCAAAGACAGTTGATCCAGAGACTGTCGAACAAGAAACAAACCGACCCAATCTCACGGCTCAAGATTTGTATAAGACTCAAACGGTCAATAGGTTACTTAATGACAAGGTCTTTACGTCTTCTCATCTGCAGCACATTAGTGAAACCTCATCAATTTGGTCTCCTTTTTCAGCGCAAGAAGCTAAAAGTCACCCAGATTTAACGCCTGGGAGTAATAATTTTGCCATTGCAGGAAGTCGATCCGAAAATCACTCAGCCATTGTTGCTGGCGATATGCACCTAGGTTTGTCCGTACCAAATATCTGGTACAAAGCCAATTTAATGATTCAAAACTCAAATTCATCAATGAATTTGTACGGAGTGACGCTACCGGGAACACCGTTAATGATCGCGGGAAGTAACGACTATGTCGCCTGGACTTTCACTAACAGTTATGGCGACTACGCTGATGTAATTGAACTGACCTTAAATGATGACAAGCCGCATCAATATCGAGTTGATACACAAACACACAACTTCACCTACGTTAAAGAAACCATTGAAGTGAAAAATGGTACGGCCGTCGAGCTCACACTGAGAGAAAGTATTTTCGGCCCAACCTATCAAGATGAGCAAGGCAAGGTTTATAGCTTGCTTTGGGTCGCTCACCAGCCAGAGGCCGTAAATTTAAACTTATTAGCGATGGAATCCGCTGAAAACCTTGAACAAGCTCTTGCGGTTGCTAATCGCTCAGCCATTCCTGCGCAAAATATTCTTATCGGTGATCGTAATGGTGACATAGGCTGGACAATTATTGGTCCTCTTCCTCAACGACGAGAAGGTAAAACCCCGTTTGATACCATTGCTCATCAAAATGGCAATATTACTTGGCTTGATGAACAAGACTACCCACGAGTGATTAACCATCCTCAAGGAGCACTATGGACAGCCAATAATCGCGTCAGTGACAATGCCGCTTTACAAAAGATTGGAGACGGAGGTTATGCGCTTGGAGTTCGAGCTCAAACGATAAAAAGCCAACTGTTAGAAATTAATAACGGTAATGAGCAAGACTTATTGAACATTCAGTTGTCCACAGACACACCCATATACCGCTATTGGCAAAGAAAATTATTGGCCAACAAACGTCTCTATAGCAATCTAACTTCTGAACAACAGAGTTTCTTTGAATTGATTGAGGCATGGAATGGACATTCTGATGCCGATCAAGCAGGTTTCACTTTCGTTTATCTATTTCGGCAAGGCGTTCGTGAAATATTACTCGACCAACAAGCCGACCAATGGTTTGCTTACCCGACGCGATCGTTTGGATACTATTCTAGGCAATATGAGCAAACGTTAAGGAAGATTATCGATGAGCGGAACAAATCTCTTCTGCCACCACAATATAGTGATTATGACGCTCTATATCGGCAAGTAATTGATGATATAATCACGCGATTAACAGAAAACAACGCTGTGTTAGAAGACCAAACATGGGGCAACTTTAATCGACTAAAAATACAACATCCGATTAGTCGAGCAGTACCATTTTTGGGCCGTTTTCTCGATCGACCTCAACTCAATATGCCCGGGGATGCCTTATCACCTCGAGTGCAGAGACCCAGTTTTGGGGCCTCACAGAGAATGGTCGTTTCGCCAGGTAACATTAGCAGCGCGATTTTTCATATGCCGGGCGGACAATCAGGGCATCCACTGTCTCCGTTCTACTCGGCTGGTTTTGAAGACTGGGCTTCGGGCAATTCGACGCCGCTCAAAAAAGCCGAAACTGAATTAACGTTAACTTTGACTCCACAACCTTAGAAATTGGCATTAGATTCATGAACAATCATATTATTGAACAGTTAATTGAGCTCGTTGGGAAAGACTATGTTTCAAGTGATCCATCCGATCTCAAGGAATACGGACAAGATTGGAGCAAAATTTTTGAACCTAATGCCAGTGTTATTGTTCGTCCTAAAACGACCGAACAAGTACAAGAAATAGTTAAATTAGCGAATAAAGAAGCGTTTGCCGTGGTACCCTCTGGCGGACGTACAGGTCTAAGCGGTGGAGCTTGCGCGACCAATGGTGAAGTCGTTCTAAGCCTCGACCGCATGAATGAAATTCTGTCGATTAACTCGATCGATCGCACACTCCAATGTCAAGCAGGCACTATTACCAAGCAAATACAAGAATTTGCCTCCGAACATCACCTGTACTACCCGGTGGATTTTGCATCAACTGGGTCGAGTCAAATCGGTGGCAATATCGCGACCAATGCCGGTGGTATTAAAGTGATTCGTTGGGGTATGACCCGTGACTGGATTGTCGGTCTAAAAGTCGTCACAGGCACCGGAGAGTTACTCGACCTAAATAGCGGTTTAGTAAAAAATGCGACGGGTTATGACTTACGCCATTTAATCATTGGCAGTGAAGGTACGCTGGGTATTGTGGTAGAAGCGACGATAAAGCTAACGACACCGCCGAAAGATTTAACGGTCATGGTGTTAGGCTTGGATCAATTGTCAGACGTCTATCCGGTCATGGAAACCTTTCAACAGAAGCTCAACCTGACAGCTTTTGAGTTCTTTTCAGAACAAGCACTTAGTAAAGTTTTAGAGCACCACGAATTACAACGACCGTTTGAGAGCACCAGTAACTTTTATATTCTTGTTGAGTTTGAAAACGACAGCGAATCAACCATGGACATCGCATTTGAATGCTTCGAACAAGCGATGGAACAAGGCTGGGTGGTTGATGGTGTGATCAGCCAAAGTGAGAGTCAAGCCGAAACACTTTGGGCCCTGCGCGAACGTATTTCTGAGTCTATCAGCGTTCATACGCCTTATAAAAATGATATATCTGTTATACCAAGCAAAGTCGCAGAGTTTCTATCGAGCGTCGATGAAATTGTTGCCAAAGAATACCCGGACTTTGAGATCATTTGGTTTGGTCACATTGGTGACGGTAATTTACATTTAAATATTTTACGGCCCGATGATTTGACTATCGATCAATTTGTTGAGCAGTGTCGACGCGTTAATCCACTGATATTCGATAAAATTAAGCAATTAGATGGCAGTATATCTGCAGAGCACGGCGTAGGATTAGTCAAAAAAGATTATTTACCCTATTCTCGCTCAGAAGTCGAAATTGCATTAATGAAAAGTATTAAAGCGGCCTTTGATCCAAAAGGTATACTCAATCCTGGAAAATTGTTCGACCAATAAAATACTTATTACTTTAGGGTAACCACAGATTGATCTACTTAATCATTAGCATTGCGGTTCTAGCCATTGCGCCTTTACTCGCAAAGTTGTTTCAAGCGACACCGCGATTTGAAAGCTTTCTGTCGGGCTTTTTATTAATTGTGCTCGGTGGAATCATCGTTGCGGAGCTGTTGCCTTTGTCGATCAAAAACGGCGGATGGCTGGCTATTCCACTTGCATTACTTGGACTCACCGGCCCCTCTTTAATTGAAAAGCTATTTCATCGAGCAGCAGACAGCACTCATCAACTTACATTATTGGTAGGGTTCAGTGGACTGCTGTTGCATACCATGGCGGATGGGGCTTCTTTAAATGACTTTTCGGCCATCGACTCGGCTTCTAAATGGTTACCCTTGGCAATCGTTTTACATCGAATACCTGTCGCACTTTCAGTACTATGGATCATTAGACCGGTCTTTGGGTTTAAAGCCGTTTGGTTAGCCTTATTCTCTCTCGCTTTGTTTACTATTTTTGGGTACGTGCTAGGGTTACAACTCGAACCGGCTATGAACTCGATGAGTTTTGCTTGGCTGCAAGCGTTTGTTTCGGGCACATTGATGCACGTATTATTACACCGTCCTCATCGCCATGAGCATTCACACTCAGCTCTCCCAGATAATCATAGTCACGAACACAAACACGAAACAGTAGAGCACGATCACCAGCACTCACATTCGGATCCTACTCACTCGCACTCTCACACGAAAGAAGAGTCTAAAGACTCGATGAATCCACATCACGAACATGGTCTAACGGAACAACTCAAACAATGGGATAGGTACAAATTATTGGGCAGTCTGCTCGGGGCGGCCACCCTCGCCATTCTCTCTGAGTTACACTAACCCTCAAAGATGCGTGCCAAATACCCTATTTCAATTAGCCAATTGCGAATATCCCTAAAGAATTGGCCAGGTCTCATTTGCTTGATCTAGTTGGCTTGATCTCATTGACTTAAACTAATCTCACTATCGCTTATCTGAAAGAGAATAGCTTTATTGATGTCTCGTATGATCCGCTCACATCTTTACCCTCTTCTTTAACTCTCCAGGCGCTATCCAGTCTCTAGTCAGTCAGTTCAATTAAACGTCTTGTAACTGGTATAGCAATTGCTTTTATCCCTTAAATTCGTCAATATTCAACTAATATTCCTGATATAAGGATATAAAAATCCCGATATGAGACTAAAAAATCAATTTATGGTGGCCATCTTAGTGCTACTCATCGTCATTATTCTAGGTAACGGATGGCATTTAGCACGGTTAACTTCTTCACTGAACGAAAAATTAGGAGAAGCTGCGTTTTCGGTTAGTCGCAATACTGTTGAATCGGTGCTTTCTCAACGCATCGCTCCATCCAAAGTTGCGCAACAAATTATCATTGAGCGGTTGAATAATCTTGGTGAAACAAAGGTCATTGATGCAAGCTCGATTAATTTTAAAGACCTGCAAATTGCTCAAGAAGTTGAATTAACGTTAAACAACCGCTCAGAAAGTCGATCCATCACTCTTCTATCTGGCAACCAAACGTTTAATATTCCAATTCCTCGTACCGAATTAGAAGAGTCACTTGACTCAGCTACCGACGCGATCATTTTTACCAGTCTTGCAACACTTTTTCTCGCTGCCCTATTTTTCTATTTTTTAAGTGATCGCCTTACTCGTCCACTTAAAGAAATCTGTTTAGTGAGCGCTAAAATCGGTTCAGGAGAGTTTCATCATAAAATTCCAGAGCTATCCAGTCTAACCTCAAAAGAATTGAAAGAACTTGTTCAATCTATCAATCAAATGTCACAGCATTTAACGTCTTTAGAGCAAGAAAAAATACAATTACAAGAACAGAAAACAACCAATGAAATATCTGAAATTGTACGAGGCATTGCACACAGTATTAGAAATCCTCTTCACACAATGCTGTTAAGCTTAGACACTATTCCGGTCGTTAGCGATAACGCAACGGGAAGCGCAAACAATTTCATCGATTTATTCAAAGCACAGATTCAAAGAATTGATCAATGTATTAGAGAATTAATGTCCATTACGACGCATGAATCTTTGATATCCGAAAGTACAGATATTAGTAAATTAGTCGAAGAGCTAGTTATAGAACATAGCGGCAAACATGAGATCACTATCAAGAATCACTTACCTGAAGCGCATAAAAATGTTCGTATCTTGTATAGTGAAATCAAAAGCTGCCTAAACACACTGTTAAGCAATGCTATCGAAGCCAGTCATAAGACTAAGCAACCCATCGTTATTGATTTGTCCTATGCTAACAATCATTGGGAAATTTCCCTGACAGATTTTGGGGAAGGTGTTACAAAAGAAATACTCCCTGATTTATTCAGCCCTCATATCACGAACAAATCTTATGGCGCGGGAATGGGTCTGTACATAGCAAAACGAATTATCACCGGACGATATCGAGGCAATATACTGTATTGTCCTAATTCAATCGGAGCTGGTAGCAAATTTACTCTGATCTTTAATAATCGAATTCAATAATCGAGACCGATAAATATATGCGAATTTTAATCGTTGAAGACGAATTTGAACAACGTCAGTTGATCTCCGCTCTACTGAAAAATAACACCGAGTATGACGTAGAAATTGCTTCTAGTGCGGAAAAAGCTCTTAATGCACTGAATAAGCATCAGTTTGAGATTATTTTATCGGACTGGAAGCTTCCTGGCATGAATGGATTAGACCTTTTGCAAAAGGTAAAAGAACACTATCCGAATACTTCCTTCATTTTAATGACGGCCTATGGCAGCATTAGTCATGCGGTCTCTTCGATGCGTGCCGGTGCCGATGACTACTTAGCCAAACCCTTTGAAAAAGATCAGCTGTTATTTACCCTGTCTAAGGTAGCCAATGCTCGAATGCTATCGGAAGAAAACCAAAGTCTGCAAAATCAATTAACCGCTCGCGAAAATCTTAAATCAATTATAGGTAAGTCTTCTGCTATGCAAAAGTTGTTTAGTCAAATCGATCGACTTGCCAGTACCGATGTAACGGTTCTAATACACGGTGAAAGTGGAACCGGAAAAGAACTGGTTGCCCATACACTTTTTCAAAAGTCAGAACGAAACAATAATGTCTATCTAGCCGTTAATTGTTCAGCTATTCCTGAAACCTTAGCTGAATCAGAATTGTTCGGCGCCGAAAAAGGCAGTTACACTGGTGCTGACCAGTTAAAAATAGGAAAAATTGAAGCAGCTAACAACGGAACACTTTTCTTAGATGAAATCGCAGAGTTACCTTTATCAATCCAAGCGAAACTTCTTCGTTTCTTGCAAGAAGGTAAAATTATGCGCGTCGGAGGACATCAAGAGATCACGGTTAATGTGAGAGTGATTGCGGCTTCTCATCAATCGCTAAATAACCTTGTGCAGCAAGGGCTATTTAGAGAAGACCTTTATTATCGATTAAATGTTATAACCCTAACCGTACCGCCATTGCGACAAAGACTCGATGATCTACCAGACTTGATAAACTTTTTTATCAAAAAGTTCTCTGAGAAACATCGTCTCGAGAAAATATCATTTAGCAAAGATGTCTATGAGACTTTGTATGAGTATCATTGGCCAGGAAATATAAGAGAGCTAGCTAATTTAGTTGAACGACTGACCGTCATGCACTCAGGTGAAACCATTAGTAAATCGGACTTACCCAACGAGTTCTCCATTAAAGAAGAAGGTCAGATTATCGAATTACCAGAAAAAGGTATTCATTGGGAAGAATATGAACGGAGTATTCTTGAACAATCACTTACACGCTGCCATGGAAATAAAAGCAAAGCAGCTAAACTGTTAGGTCTGAATTATAAAGCCTTTCTATATCGATTAGATAAATACAATATCGACTCTATTTAAAAATCAGGTAAAAAATAATTGAATTCAACTCCCGTTATCCGACCAAACATTCCTCATATCGGGAACATTAAT from Pleionea litopenaei includes:
- a CDS encoding penicillin acylase family protein, with product MDLLRRSAAGELSAIFGDVALSMDKQRRLHRFRARAQQIVNRLPAEHLNLLEVYTAGVNQGLEQLSTSPFEYWLLNTEPKPWTIEDSILVVFAMYLDLQAGSPERERVLKQAYSSLPKPLYELLVPKRTEFDAPLIAPNTLSPNSVEPESIDPKTVDPETVEQETNRPNLTAQDLYKTQTVNRLLNDKVFTSSHLQHISETSSIWSPFSAQEAKSHPDLTPGSNNFAIAGSRSENHSAIVAGDMHLGLSVPNIWYKANLMIQNSNSSMNLYGVTLPGTPLMIAGSNDYVAWTFTNSYGDYADVIELTLNDDKPHQYRVDTQTHNFTYVKETIEVKNGTAVELTLRESIFGPTYQDEQGKVYSLLWVAHQPEAVNLNLLAMESAENLEQALAVANRSAIPAQNILIGDRNGDIGWTIIGPLPQRREGKTPFDTIAHQNGNITWLDEQDYPRVINHPQGALWTANNRVSDNAALQKIGDGGYALGVRAQTIKSQLLEINNGNEQDLLNIQLSTDTPIYRYWQRKLLANKRLYSNLTSEQQSFFELIEAWNGHSDADQAGFTFVYLFRQGVREILLDQQADQWFAYPTRSFGYYSRQYEQTLRKIIDERNKSLLPPQYSDYDALYRQVIDDIITRLTENNAVLEDQTWGNFNRLKIQHPISRAVPFLGRFLDRPQLNMPGDALSPRVQRPSFGASQRMVVSPGNISSAIFHMPGGQSGHPLSPFYSAGFEDWASGNSTPLKKAETELTLTLTPQP
- a CDS encoding FAD-binding oxidoreductase, producing MNNHIIEQLIELVGKDYVSSDPSDLKEYGQDWSKIFEPNASVIVRPKTTEQVQEIVKLANKEAFAVVPSGGRTGLSGGACATNGEVVLSLDRMNEILSINSIDRTLQCQAGTITKQIQEFASEHHLYYPVDFASTGSSQIGGNIATNAGGIKVIRWGMTRDWIVGLKVVTGTGELLDLNSGLVKNATGYDLRHLIIGSEGTLGIVVEATIKLTTPPKDLTVMVLGLDQLSDVYPVMETFQQKLNLTAFEFFSEQALSKVLEHHELQRPFESTSNFYILVEFENDSESTMDIAFECFEQAMEQGWVVDGVISQSESQAETLWALRERISESISVHTPYKNDISVIPSKVAEFLSSVDEIVAKEYPDFEIIWFGHIGDGNLHLNILRPDDLTIDQFVEQCRRVNPLIFDKIKQLDGSISAEHGVGLVKKDYLPYSRSEVEIALMKSIKAAFDPKGILNPGKLFDQ
- a CDS encoding ZIP family metal transporter, whose product is MIYLIISIAVLAIAPLLAKLFQATPRFESFLSGFLLIVLGGIIVAELLPLSIKNGGWLAIPLALLGLTGPSLIEKLFHRAADSTHQLTLLVGFSGLLLHTMADGASLNDFSAIDSASKWLPLAIVLHRIPVALSVLWIIRPVFGFKAVWLALFSLALFTIFGYVLGLQLEPAMNSMSFAWLQAFVSGTLMHVLLHRPHRHEHSHSALPDNHSHEHKHETVEHDHQHSHSDPTHSHSHTKEESKDSMNPHHEHGLTEQLKQWDRYKLLGSLLGAATLAILSELH
- a CDS encoding sensor histidine kinase, whose protein sequence is MRLKNQFMVAILVLLIVIILGNGWHLARLTSSLNEKLGEAAFSVSRNTVESVLSQRIAPSKVAQQIIIERLNNLGETKVIDASSINFKDLQIAQEVELTLNNRSESRSITLLSGNQTFNIPIPRTELEESLDSATDAIIFTSLATLFLAALFFYFLSDRLTRPLKEICLVSAKIGSGEFHHKIPELSSLTSKELKELVQSINQMSQHLTSLEQEKIQLQEQKTTNEISEIVRGIAHSIRNPLHTMLLSLDTIPVVSDNATGSANNFIDLFKAQIQRIDQCIRELMSITTHESLISESTDISKLVEELVIEHSGKHEITIKNHLPEAHKNVRILYSEIKSCLNTLLSNAIEASHKTKQPIVIDLSYANNHWEISLTDFGEGVTKEILPDLFSPHITNKSYGAGMGLYIAKRIITGRYRGNILYCPNSIGAGSKFTLIFNNRIQ
- a CDS encoding sigma-54-dependent transcriptional regulator: MRILIVEDEFEQRQLISALLKNNTEYDVEIASSAEKALNALNKHQFEIILSDWKLPGMNGLDLLQKVKEHYPNTSFILMTAYGSISHAVSSMRAGADDYLAKPFEKDQLLFTLSKVANARMLSEENQSLQNQLTARENLKSIIGKSSAMQKLFSQIDRLASTDVTVLIHGESGTGKELVAHTLFQKSERNNNVYLAVNCSAIPETLAESELFGAEKGSYTGADQLKIGKIEAANNGTLFLDEIAELPLSIQAKLLRFLQEGKIMRVGGHQEITVNVRVIAASHQSLNNLVQQGLFREDLYYRLNVITLTVPPLRQRLDDLPDLINFFIKKFSEKHRLEKISFSKDVYETLYEYHWPGNIRELANLVERLTVMHSGETISKSDLPNEFSIKEEGQIIELPEKGIHWEEYERSILEQSLTRCHGNKSKAAKLLGLNYKAFLYRLDKYNIDSI